Proteins encoded together in one Lathyrus oleraceus cultivar Zhongwan6 chromosome 5, CAAS_Psat_ZW6_1.0, whole genome shotgun sequence window:
- the LOC127083400 gene encoding DCD domain-containing protein NRP-A, whose translation MNMNMMNNDNNEQSFWQFSDQLRHQASNLANLSLNDSIWSNNKRPDQRRNFDVKTNGVSDINNSKPSDFNDGWKMMNNSNGSVFSMPHNNSFAGFNKGLYSSPYLNNNNNNLNHNNVNNINLNGYKSGFKVGDEFQLPNKGVKKNLNNNNSSNKKHGDNTDVGKTSVDKKFKTLPPSESLPRNETIGGYIFVCNNDTMAENLKRQIFGLPPRYRDSVRTITPGLPLFLYNYSTHQLHGIFEAASFGGSNIDPTAWEDKKCPGESRFPAQVQVINRKVCEPLEEDSFRPILHHYDGPKFRLELSVSEALSLLDIFADQNSFNDIFKAIPA comes from the exons atgaacatgaacatgatgaacaaCGATAACAATGAACAATCCTTCTGGCAATTCAGTGACCAACTAAGACACCAAGCATCAAACTTAGCAAACCTGTCACTAAATGATTCAATTTGGAGCAACAACAAAAGACCTGATCAAAGGAGAAACTTTGATGTCAAAACCAATGGAGTTTCTGATATTAACAACTCAAAGCCTAGTGATTTCAATGATGGGTGGAAGATGATGAACAATTCTAATGGATCAGTTTTTTCCATGCCGCATAATAATTCATTTGCTGGATTTAATAAAGGGCTTTATTCTTCTCCTTAtcttaacaacaacaacaacaaccttaaCCACAACAACGTTAACAACATCAATCTTAATGGTTACAAATCAGGTTTTAAGGTTGGTGATGAGTTTCAATTACCTAACAAAGGTGTTAAGAagaatctcaacaacaacaacagtagCAACAAGAAGCATGGAGATAACACTGATGTCGGTAAAACTTCTGTGGACAAGAAGTTCAAAACTCTGCCACCGTCTGAATCACTGCCTAGAAATGAAACTATTGGTGGGTATATCTTTGTTTGCAACAATGATACCATGGCGGAGAATCTCAAGAGGCAGATCTTTG GTCTGCCTCCAAGATACAGAGATTCAGTTAGAACAATAACTCCAGGGTTACCCCTTTTTCTGTACAACTATTCCACCCACCAACTCCATGGTATTTTTGAG GCTGCAAGTTTTGGAGGAAGTAATATTGATCCAACAGCTTGGGAGGATAAGAAATGTCCCGGCGAATCTCGTTTCCCTGCTCAG GTACAGGTGATCAATAGAAAAGTTTGTGAGCCACTAGAAGAGGATTCCTTTAGACCAATTCTTCACCACTACGACGGTCCTAAGTTTCGTCTTGAACTGAGTGTGTCTGAG GCACTGTCTCTTCTGGATATTTTTGCAGATCAGAATAGTTTCAATGATATTTTCAAGGCTATACCAGCATAA